Proteins encoded in a region of the Sulfurimonas marina genome:
- the gdhA gene encoding NADP-specific glutamate dehydrogenase has product MSFAETEINKFKKSNSTGNNVFYQAMEEVIYSIAPLLESDGRYSQHAILERLVVPDRIIQFKVTWLDDNNQVRVNTGYRVQFNNALGPYKGGLRFHPTVNEDVLKFLGFEQILKNSLTGLPIGGAKGGSDFDPKGKSDSEIMKFCKSFMIELHKYIGPRMDVPAGDIGVGTREIGYLFGEYKKITSTYEGVLTGKPFFFGGSLMRPEATGYGAVYFTETMLEMENKEPLKGQICTVSGAGNVALHAIEKLYDIGAVPVSCSDSSGTIYDSRGVDLELLKEIKLEKRLSLEKYLETHSEAKYIPVDEYPEGGHAVWDIPCYAAFPCATQNELTAVDAKNLIENGCISVTEGANMPSTPEAIELLQSHKLCFAPAKAANAGGVVVSEFEMSQNASMSKWSFEKVDNKLKDTMQMICKRVALTAKDYGVEGNYVDGANIAGFKKVADAMIAEGI; this is encoded by the coding sequence ATGAGCTTTGCTGAGACAGAGATAAACAAATTTAAAAAGTCTAACAGTACGGGAAATAATGTCTTTTATCAAGCTATGGAGGAGGTTATATACTCTATAGCTCCGTTATTGGAGTCTGATGGCAGATACTCACAACATGCAATTTTGGAACGTTTGGTAGTCCCAGATAGAATCATACAGTTTAAAGTAACATGGCTTGATGATAATAATCAAGTTCGGGTAAACACAGGTTATCGTGTGCAATTTAATAATGCATTAGGGCCTTATAAAGGGGGACTTCGTTTTCATCCAACGGTGAATGAAGATGTTTTAAAGTTCTTGGGATTTGAGCAGATTTTAAAAAACTCTTTAACAGGTTTACCGATAGGTGGAGCTAAAGGTGGAAGTGACTTTGATCCAAAAGGAAAAAGCGACTCTGAAATTATGAAGTTTTGTAAATCATTTATGATTGAGCTTCATAAATATATTGGACCGCGTATGGATGTACCGGCAGGAGATATCGGTGTAGGTACTCGTGAAATTGGTTATCTTTTTGGAGAGTATAAAAAGATCACCTCTACATATGAAGGTGTACTAACAGGGAAACCGTTCTTTTTCGGAGGTTCTTTAATGCGTCCAGAAGCAACGGGTTACGGTGCAGTTTACTTTACGGAAACAATGTTAGAGATGGAGAATAAAGAGCCTTTAAAAGGTCAAATATGTACAGTGAGCGGAGCAGGAAATGTTGCACTGCACGCAATTGAGAAGCTATATGACATCGGTGCAGTTCCTGTAAGTTGTTCAGATTCAAGCGGAACTATTTACGATTCTAGAGGGGTTGATCTAGAGCTTTTAAAAGAGATTAAATTGGAGAAACGTCTCTCTTTAGAAAAATATTTAGAAACGCACTCTGAAGCGAAATATATTCCTGTTGATGAATATCCGGAAGGTGGTCATGCAGTTTGGGATATCCCTTGTTATGCGGCATTCCCTTGTGCTACACAAAATGAACTTACTGCAGTTGATGCTAAAAACCTGATAGAAAATGGTTGTATAAGTGTTACAGAAGGCGCAAATATGCCTTCGACTCCCGAAGCTATAGAGCTTTTACAGTCACATAAACTTTGTTTTGCTCCTGCAAAAGCTGCAAATGCCGGCGGAGTAGTTGTAAGTGAATTTGAGATGAGTCAAAACGCCTCAATGAGTAAATGGAGTTTTGAAAAAGTGGATAACAAACTCAAAGATACGATGCAGATGATCTGTAAAAGGGTAGCTCTTACTGCTAAAGATTACGGCGTTGAGGGGAACTATGTTGACGGTGCTAACATCGCAGGGTTTAAAAAAGTTGCTGATGCGATGATCGCAGAGGGGATCTAG
- a CDS encoding mechanosensitive ion channel family protein, with product MKKTLFLFLVIFSSSLFATSYSNFIDAQLQNYYKMNEHNISEEEIQQVLQDENRLYNNVLTTLLVDRNKYIKEFAKYEQKIFSLQKIITINKRAGNSTAVLRDEVRLKSYQILRSQGKMLKDILYALNKPDLESFENQLTTLVNQNQAEILKIDDTNYKEYLSWTADSNVVVDLQANVKEYYALLELNRDIIVYLYRLKEKMYGLNKYEKYHLIEVVYTLDSLEFFQPVNELLEKYGLDVTKLFMMIVLSIFVYTLRKVALFALRNIMLHIEYLKEYSERIVVKLIKPIDSLFIVININLLIYLYNNFSSIDYLTRGFNIIYSFYATYILYIIVNRVATIKLRSIDTTSKNIKKDIINVSIKIINFVILIIGILLALYFAGVDLTTVLSGLGIGGFALAFAAKDTISNFFGTVSILFSDVFSQGDWIAVDNKEGVVVEIGLRVTTLRTFDNALIAIPNGTFASKDVKNWNKRKVGRRIKMNIGVKYSSKSDDIKRAVAQIKEMLLAHPDIATPNTKYEYKKEDMTKLVSKDDLEGVKTNLLVYLDQFSASSIDILIYCFSKSVMWEDWLKTKEDVMHKIMKILEENSLEFAFPSLSVYQEK from the coding sequence ATGAAGAAAACACTGTTTTTATTTTTAGTCATTTTTTCGAGTAGTTTATTTGCTACATCTTATTCTAATTTTATAGATGCACAACTACAAAACTATTATAAAATGAATGAGCACAATATATCTGAAGAGGAAATACAACAGGTATTACAAGATGAAAATAGACTTTATAACAATGTTTTAACAACGTTGCTGGTTGATAGAAACAAATATATAAAAGAGTTCGCGAAATATGAGCAAAAGATTTTTTCATTACAAAAGATCATTACAATTAATAAGCGTGCTGGAAATAGCACAGCAGTTCTCAGAGATGAAGTACGGTTAAAATCGTATCAGATCTTACGCTCTCAAGGCAAAATGTTAAAAGATATTCTGTACGCTTTAAATAAACCAGACCTTGAGTCGTTTGAAAATCAATTAACTACACTGGTTAATCAAAATCAAGCAGAGATCTTAAAAATTGACGATACCAACTATAAAGAGTATTTATCTTGGACAGCAGATTCAAATGTGGTTGTCGATCTTCAGGCAAATGTTAAAGAGTATTATGCACTTTTAGAGTTAAATAGAGATATTATAGTTTATCTTTACCGTCTTAAAGAGAAAATGTACGGATTGAATAAATATGAGAAATATCATTTAATAGAAGTGGTATATACTTTAGACTCTTTAGAATTTTTTCAACCTGTAAATGAGCTACTTGAAAAATATGGTTTAGATGTTACTAAACTATTCATGATGATTGTTTTGAGCATTTTTGTATATACTTTACGAAAAGTTGCTTTATTTGCACTGCGAAATATTATGTTACATATTGAATATTTGAAAGAGTACTCTGAACGTATTGTTGTAAAACTTATTAAACCTATCGATAGTCTCTTTATTGTTATCAACATCAACTTATTAATATACCTTTATAATAATTTTAGTTCGATTGATTATTTAACAAGAGGGTTTAATATTATCTATAGTTTTTATGCAACCTACATCCTCTATATAATAGTAAACAGGGTTGCAACGATTAAACTCCGTTCTATAGATACGACAAGTAAAAATATCAAAAAAGACATAATTAACGTAAGTATTAAGATTATTAACTTCGTAATCCTAATTATAGGTATCTTGCTTGCACTCTATTTTGCCGGAGTTGACTTAACAACTGTTCTTTCAGGACTAGGTATCGGTGGTTTTGCATTAGCATTTGCAGCTAAAGATACAATATCTAACTTTTTTGGAACTGTATCGATTTTATTCTCAGATGTGTTCTCACAAGGGGACTGGATCGCTGTAGACAATAAAGAGGGTGTTGTTGTTGAGATTGGTCTTAGAGTTACTACGCTCAGAACATTTGACAATGCACTTATCGCTATACCAAACGGCACATTTGCTTCAAAGGATGTTAAAAACTGGAATAAGCGTAAAGTTGGAAGACGAATAAAGATGAATATCGGTGTGAAGTACAGTTCAAAATCAGATGATATTAAAAGGGCAGTTGCACAGATTAAAGAGATGCTGTTAGCACATCCAGATATAGCTACGCCAAATACAAAGTATGAATACAAAAAAGAGGATATGACAAAGCTTGTTTCTAAAGATGATTTAGAAGGTGTGAAAACTAATCTACTCGTCTATTTGGATCAGTTTTCAGCTTCGAGTATAGATATCTTAATATATTGTTTTTCTAAGTCTGTAATGTGGGAAGATTGGTTGAAAACTAAAGAAGATGTGATGCATAAAATTATGAAGATACTTGAGGAAAACTCCTTAGAATTCGCGTTTCCATCGCTCTCTGTATATCAAGAAAAATAA